From Salmo salar chromosome ssa21, Ssal_v3.1, whole genome shotgun sequence:
CCACAATACAGTACATTTTAAGAATAaatgacatttagcagacgctttcatccaaagcgacttagtcacgCGTGcgtacattttacgtatgggtggtcccaggaatcaaacccattCCCCTGGCATTACAagcgtcatgctctaccaactgagcttcaATACaggcacagttgaagtcggaagattacatacacttaggttggagtcattaaaactcatttttcaaccactccacaaatttcttgttaacaaactatagttttggcaagtcggttaggacatctactttgtgtatgacacaagtaatttttccaacaattgtttacagacagattatttcactgcatcacaattctagtgggtcagaagtttacatacactaagttgactgtgcctttaaacagcttggaaaattccagaaaatgatgtcatggctttagaagcttctgataggctaattgacatcatttgagtcaattggaggtgcacctgtggatgtatttcaaggcctaccttcaaactcagtgcctctttgcttgacatcatgggaaaatctaaagaaatcagccaaaaaattgtagacctccacaagtctggttcatccttgggagcaatttccaaacgcctgaaggtaccacattcatctgtacaaacaatagtatgcaagtataaacaccatgggaccacgcagccgtcataccgctcaggaaggagacgtgttctgtctcctacagatgaacgtactttggtgcgaaaagtgcaaatcaatcccagaacaacaacaaaggaccttgtgaagatgctggaggaaacaggtacaaaagtatctatatccacagtaaaacaagtcctatatcgacataacctgaaaggccgctcagcaaggaagaagccactgctccaaaaccgccataaaaaagccagactacggtttgcaaatgcacatggggacaaagattgtactttttggagaaatgtcctctggtctgatgaaacaaaaatagaactgtttgtcaataatgaccatcgttatgtttggaggaaaaagggggaggcttgcaagccgaagaacaccatcccaaccatgaagcactgggtggcagcatcatgttgtgggggtgctttgctgcaggatggattggtgcacttcaaaaaatagatggcatcatgaggcaggaaaagtatgtggatatattgaattaacatcagtcaggaagttaaagcttggtcgcaaatgggtcttccaaatagacaatgaccccccaagcatacttccaaggttgtggcaaaatggcttaaggacaacaaagtcaaggtattggagtggccatcacaaagccctgacctcaatcctatagaaaatatgtgggcggaactgaaaaagcgtgtgcgagcaaggaggcccacaaacctgtcaggaggaatgggccaaaattcacccaacttattgtgggaagcttgtggaaggctgcctgaaacgtttgacccaagttaaacaatttaaaggcaatgctaccaaatactaatgtgagtgtatgtaaacttctgacccactgggaatgtgatgaaataaataaaagctgaaaaagataaatctctctactattattctgacatttcacattcttaaaataaagtggtgatcctaactgacctaagacagggaatttttactaggattaaatgtcaggaattgtgaaaaactgagtttaaatgtatttggctgtatgtaaacttctgacttcaactgtatgtgttttgATGGTTGCTGACTGGACTCCTCACCAAGGTGACGATGGCACACTCTGCAGTGAGCTGTGCAGCGCTGAACAGAGTTCTGACAAAGCGGTAGATGAGTTTGTGCTCAGGGTCCATAACAGAGTAGTTGTCAGGGACCTGTTCTCTCTGCAGGGAGAAGACAGTGTTAGACAACACATACCAGCCCAGagacaacacaaaacacacattcaTGTCTTGAATAGCACATAAAAGACTACCCTCAACAAGATAAGGAAAATTTTAAGTAATTTCTCAATTTCCTAATGGTTTTATGTTGACTTTCCTACCAGAGCTAAACTAACTTCCTCATTCCTCCTGCAGTGGTGTGTGCTATGCTGAAGTTGAAGCTAAGAGCAGTGGTGTGTGCTATGCTGAAGTTGAAGCTAAGAGCAGTGGTGTGTGCTATGCTGAAGTTGAAGCTAAGAGCAGTGGTGTGTGCTATGCTGAAGTTGAAGATAAGAGCAGTGGTGTGTGCTATGCTGAAGTTGAAGCCAAGAGCAGTGGTGTGTGCTATGCTGAAGTTGAAGCTAAGAGCAGTGGTGTGTGCTATGCTGAAGTTGAAGCTAAGAGCAGTGATATGTGCTATGCTTGGCTATGGGGCATATCAAGTTGCAGCGTAAGGTCTAGAAGGGAGTGAGGAGGCTGGCTGATGCCAGATATTGATGTAGACAAGGGCTGAGAAACCAATACTGCCACATCTTCTGCAGACCTCTGTTTTGATGTAAACCTGTATTAGCAGCACGTCTTTGGAATACATAACAGCTATtcacttcctgtaaacacacaacagctattcacttcctgtaaacacacaacagctattcacttcctgtaaacacacaacagctattcacttcctgtaaacacacaacagctATTCACTTCCTGTAAACCCTGAGTGGATTATGGTCAAATTGAACCGACCACTCACCGATAAGGGATGCATCTTCTCATCAAAAATGTCCAGTGACCTGTCTGagtccctgagagagagaggaacagagaggaggccTCCACTATGAGCCAAATACTGTCCAATACAGACATTCTGCCAGGCCTCAAGGGCACCTTCTGATCCCCCATTAAAAGTAATACCTGTGCATACTCAAACTGAACAAGTCAAAACACTGCCACTCACCTGTTTTTAATGTGGTAGTATATTGCTAATGTAACACTGGAAAACAAGACAGACAGAATTCATTAGGCCAGAGTTCAACTAGAaaggtttcctgtgtgtgtgcatatatgaaGGTAGTGGCTACCCACCATTTAATTGTGCTTTTCAAGTTAGGCTGGCTGACCGTGCTGTCATCTATAAAGATGGTGGAACAGGAACTGTACTTCttagagagagggccaggagaggtCTGCAAAATGAAATGTGAGACATGGAAGTCAGCCGCTGCTAATGTGGGTCCTGTTGAACCCAATCCTTCTGAGGTACTGGATGCTAATGTTAGCCTTAGCCAAATAATGACATCACCAATAAGTCACTCCTGGGTCATGAACTATTTCCAAGGTAAAAGGTTTGGTTTGTAATGTGGCTAAACTGGGCTATGTAGTCTTGGGTCAGGGCTGTTGCCCTATAATACAGAGAGAATGAGATGGAGTTGAGGGTGGACACCCGCTAAACATTCATACCAGGTCTCCTCTTTATCTGTCTTCTAGCTGACAGGACACCACAGCGGTTACAGACTGTTCTATTGTGgtcaacatgaacacacacacagtagggtaGCAGGCAAGGGGAACACAGCCCTGCCTTTTATTTGACCAGGTCAAAAGGTCTTGGCACTTAGCTGGTTTCCACAATGGGGCTATATTATTAGAGGTTGGTGTTAAAGAAGGCAGCCATAACCCCAGCCAACCCTCTGCTTAACTACTTACTCCTGGGAACTGACCTaaagggctaaattgaaatgtttcttacagaagaattATAGAAAGCATATGGtatcccgagtggtgcagcggtctgaggcactgcatctcagtgcaagaggcgtcactacagtccttggttcgaatccaggctgtatcacatccaaccgtgattgggagtcccatagggcggcgcacaattggccaaacgtcgtccgggtttggccgtggttggccgtcattgtaaataagaattggttcttaacaaacttgccgagttaaataaaggttaaataaaaaaagaataacCATGGCAGCAATTAAAAGGGAAGAGTTTGGGGATTATGGGAAATTATTAGAGGAAAGGTGaggacaacagttcacctgacaagactgaatccaacaCATTATACCGTTGATTTGGTGTGCATTTTACATATACTGTACCTGTCGCCACATTTGTTGATaatgaaatctgaaaatactctggatacaatCAGTAACATAAGAATATTCTTGGAAAatttggggtaggtgcaacataagaaaaATATTGAACATTTCcttcacaatacaacaaacattGTCTCtttctgttcaggacaacccagggtataacgccatgtcatcttgtaactataCATCAAACATCGTGATCATGAACCTTCACACTGTATAtcacatgagttttatgatatggaaatgtgaagtacaCATTTGGACTTGAGGATGTTTGGCTTCCTTTTATGAAATAAAGGGGTATTGATTATAATCTTCaacatctcatctttcaaaatacatcgaGTCCtcgtaatttacagcatttccctcactcaaaCAACCAAAAATGTGCAAACATTGTCCAATTAGAGGGAAGGATTGGGGGCAACTTCCTGTGGTGTGGTGTTTCAGAACGGCTGTCAGAGAGCAGTGAGGCGGAGActctgagctctgacgtcatgtatagcatgttactgtacagccactgtttTCCAATTTAGTGTCCCAATCTGCCCTTTTCAACCAGTAGAAGGGCTACATCCTATAAGAGCTGACCAATAAGGTGTGATGGTCAGAGTTACATTTGCATATGCATGAGCTTGGTGTTCTCCTCTAGAGCAGgggttctttaacctgtttcagctcgagacccaagaCAAACTGACCACCCTCCCGTGACCCAAATTGTCCTCCAGTGACCCAAGTTACGAGGAAAGTATGAGATTATAGATGTATTCTCACAACCCAACTCTCACATGCATGCCCACACAGTAGTCACACACAATTCATTATTGTTGGTTAACACAAAATTAAAACTTGGTATTGAAATACTTACATGACTAACATGGTTTATGTGATTGCTTTTCCTCTTGTCTCGCACTGGAAGGAAAAAGAAAACAGGCCGTTACAGACCCAGACAAAACAGTCATGTTGAAAATAATGAGGAACGGTACTGAGTCACATTGTGCTTAAGAGAAAGCCATATCAGAGTCACTTACAGTAGCATCTCTCTACATAGCTTGCTAGAGCAGAGACAGTGTGAGTTACCACCGTACCAAGTAGCTAAAGTGCGTAAGACGAGAGTTTGAGACGTGTGCCGTATTGGCTGACATGGCATCATGATCATTACTCCTGTGTGATGTGACCAGGGTAGAGTACTTACATTCGCTGTCTGTCTGGGACTTGCAGAGGAAGATGGTGCTGGCTCGGGCATGGTCTGATGGGTTGGACTCCTGGGCCAGTTCTGGAACACAAAGACACCGCTGACCATTAGAAACAAAGGAGACAACCAGGGTAATGACACAGACTAAGAAACAGAAGAACCTAACTTGGAAGGTTAGTGATCCAGAAAACCACCTGTTTAGGGGGTAAACTACCTTAGTTCACCTGAGGTGAGTATGTTGACTTGAAGCCGGTGAGAGGAAAATGAGActtgacagacagaacagtgaccTGTAGCTTACTGAAACTAAGCAATAATGCCTGACAACCCGGGAATTATCGTGACAACTCCCGACAAGGGCTGTTCTGAGGCGAAGTTATCACATGATAATTCCAGCGTTTGAAGGTAATATGTTGCCAACATATTTATGAAAATAttaattaaaaacattttaatgaGTAAATTTGTTTTTACATTCTAAAGTTTGCTACCCAAGTGGGCTGGTCTTCTTAGTCATTTTCTCTTgttgacccagtcgttcgttctaatcTCTCTATTCATTCGACTTCGCTATGCTAAACAAGTCAttagcatgtagctagctagcagataTTCAATGATGAGACAACAACTTCGATAATGAATGATTTAATAATTATCCAATAGGCCTACATAGGCAACAACTATTATGGTTGGTGAGTCTGAGCTAACCAAGCTAGTTGGTGATGTTAACAGAGACGTTTCCATTGATGGTACAGGAGTGGGAAAACTAGCTATGGTCCTGGTGCTGCTTGGTGACAGCCAGTGCTTGCCTCTGCTGGCACGGGAGATATCGCATTTGTAAAATGATACATTGTTGCCCAGGTCAGAGGCAGACAGCTAGGTTTATAACCCCCAACTGTTGCAAACCAAATAGTAGCATGGAAAAATGTGGAGACTCTCCCCACGAGGGAGATGAAGGTTATGAATTTCCTGCCTGGGCTACAGACAGTGGAATTATGACATTAACAAGAAATTGTATTTTGTGGGAGTTGTCCCAGAACTCCAGCATATCAACCAATCAGCACAACCCGTTCTATAACGTACCGTCCAGTGCAGGACGTCACTCAACCATTTGAACTATCCCTGTGCTGCAGTACCTGAAGGAAGGCATGCTATGACAGTACCTAGTGATGGGGAAAATGGATAcagttacagtgcatttggaaagtattccgagcccttgactttttccacagttacATATCGGCAGCTACGGATggtgataatattgtatcgtgaggtccctggcaactTCCAGCCCTACTTTTACTCAGTTAGATGGATGAATGAGTGAGTAAGTGAATGAAATGAAACAAATGTGTGTACAGCAGCCAGGCTATTTAACAAAACACACTTGGACAGCAGGAGCATCGCATACTAATGATGCAGATGAATTTGATGATCTCGTTTGCAACCACACCACATTACAGGCTCAATGGCCAGGTTCAGCTGTTAGACATCCTCATCCTACCCTAATGTATTAACAACTACCTCTGTCTGGGATTGGGTGCCCCTGGTCTGGATCAGACGTGGCAGGCAGGGCCAGGGGGATGCGAGGCCAGACGGGTTGGCTTGGCAGTGTGTGCCCCCTGCCCACTCAGGCTGTGGCTCTGTGGCAGGGGGTGGGGATGGTGGTATGGGACTGGCAGGGAGGGGGCAACAAGGAGACCTTTGTCTGGGGTCTCTGTGGAAAACACTGTCCTCACTCTACACCCCTCCCACACTGGCCAGCACGCAGAGAAACAGGAAGTGGGAGCAGTCATGCCAACCCATctgcagacaggcagacatgcTACCGAACCAAACAGTCTTTTACAACACAAACCATGGTGCGACACACAAAGTTCTTCAGCCTATCAGATCCACTAAGATGAGTCTGTCAGACACCATCATGTGATTACTCCAGCCTAGGTAAGATGGAGCCTCAGCTCCCCTTCCCAGCTACACAGctccactctccttcctccacCAACCTCCATCAATCACTCCCTGGCCTTTCCCTGGACTGGAGTCTTCCTGCCGAGGAAATACCTTGCAGCACTAAGGGTGGGCGAGGCCTGGTTGGCATgttaaggcgtcagcatgcttcagttcagcTGGCGCTTAGCCCAACTCGCTTAGCCCAACCGAACGAATGTGCTGGCATATTCCCTTGAAAGACCTTTActtgaaaaaaaattaaaaaaaaataaagaggcaatagtactgtttgtccattttgagacgccgtagccaatatacacttcctcaaaagtcAGAATTAATCTGAGATAACTCAATAAATCTAGCATTAATTGACATTTTTGCAGAAGAGCTCAGTCGTGCAATTTTACAAACAAACACGTCACAAAATGTACGCGACCAATCAACTTTGatttgaagagggcacgacaacacctcttccccctcaggaggctgaaaaaaaaaaatgtctcatGGTCCCCAGATCCTTAAAATGTTATataactgcaccatcgagagcatcttgactggcttggtatggcaactgtaatgattgcctagtcacttttaaacttaactatatgtacatattacctcaattacctcctacccctgcacattgactcggtactggtactccttgtttatagttttgttattttattgtgttaccatTTCCTTTTTTGATAATTTTGTCTTActttttaaactctgcattgctggggaagggcttgtaagtaagcgtatcacggtaaagtctacacctgttgtattcggcgcgtgacatacaatttgatttggctGAGATAGTTGGGCTGGTACTGTGGAATGCCCTTATCACTGAGATCAATGATGGTGGCAACACCAGTCTGAGCTCCTCTGCTCTCAGTCAATGGGGGTCTACATGGATGAGTGCATAATGCCTGGTGTTGCAgcaacaggaagtgtgtgtgtgtggttttaccCCAGGGGTGCAACACCATGCAGGGCCTAAAATCAACAGTAGTAAAAAGCTGTAAACAACCAACAACATCAACCCTGCTGAGAGGGAGGGGCAGGACACCAGGGGGCTATAGATCAAATACCCCTCCTTCCCAATTGACAGCCTCACCTCACCTAACCGTATTTGCCTGTAATTCAGTTGGCTACAGGCCTCAGAGAGAGGTGTATGAGAAAAAGTGTGTTAAAAAGACTAAACGGATGTTGTATATTTTAGTACTGCATCTCTACTGCTGCAACCACCACAGCCAATGATATTGTAGATTTGgaggaaaccaaccaaacacaGGACAGACCCCTACCGGTTCTGTCTTTCTAGTAACTAGTCACATTCTATAAATATGTCCAATCTTAGCTATGCTCTCGGGTGTGTGACACCTACCGTCTGGGACCTCTCTGTCGCTGATGTGTTGCAGGTACGGGCCGGTGTCGTCACTCACGTCTGTAATTATTTGGTAGTCTTCGTGGCGGTCCACCGGTTGCCTTGGTAGCTTTGGGCTCCCCTCGGGCGACACGCAGCATGAAACCGTATTCCCCATTCCAAACCAGGGATAACCTCAACACTATTTAAGTAGTGCAAAGTTCCTTCAAATCAAGGATGCCAGATATGTAGCAGTAAAGCTACATACCAATACATTACATAAGCCTATGATTCAGCTACACGTCCTAGGATTTAAAACAACACGTCTAGAATTAAAACAGAGATGAGAGAAACACGTAAATGATCAACTAAATTGCTGACCAGTAATGTCAATAAATTGCACTCCTGGCCATCTGAGTGTGAGCTCCGTCCGCACCATGAATCAGATTGCTGGCTGCACAGCAAAAATAAAAATGGATGTTTGTTCGAGTGTTCTATACTCTATTATTTACAAGGTTGCTAACTAACGAAACTAATTATTTGTAACACTGAGGTCATCAAGCAGCTGTTTAAATCCGAGCATTACAAGCGGTTGCCCATTCATCCACTCGGCATTCCTTTGCTAGCTAaatcagctagctagcagcaatgGAACACCTTCTGTAGGGCGATTAACTAGTTAGCTCGTCCCTTTAATAACTTTACCAATATGCATCAACGCCTCCGGGGCTGCCGTTTAAACAATCATTAAAAAAAACGGCTCCACTCATATGCCACTAGCTAGTTCTTCCAAGCATGGGTCCCCAATAGTTTCCGAACAGGGATTCCGAATTGTCCGAGATGGGACTGGCGTGAGAGATCTTTCTTTGATTCCCAATCCCAGGATCAGACGACAACTTTATCCGAGGCTTGAGGCCTACACTAACGTAGCTACCCGCTTGATAAAGAAATCAAAGCCGGAGAGTTTCAAATCATTTAGTGAATGTAATTTGGTCAAGCCTTGTCGAAGTTAATTTTCGATCTCACAATTTGTGGAGTAAAGAACCTAGgttatcccctcctctccaccggCCAGTTCTGCGGTCCGCTACCCGCCGCCACCGCCATCAGCTCCGAACACACCGCTGCCTGGGCTGCGTTCAGTACGTCCTTACGTTTTGGAACGTTCAATTGAACGGAACATGTGGCTATAGAAAAACAATTCATAAATAAATACAATCACACTTAAATCTTAATTTAGGGTTAGGTATAAGGTTAGAAttcagtttaaaatcacattataAGAAGATAAATTGTCAAAATAGGAGTGGTTTCTCGGAGTGGTAACAAGTGACGATCGTACTGAACGACCAGTTGACGGGGAGAGTTGGGAAACGCGGTCAGTATGGCCACTGCCCTTTAAATTCGCAAATTCgtcactcattgcttcaagccacacctCGCCACACCCACCAAACGTGAGCAAACGATcctcaaagtctgttcaagaacgTACACGAACGTTTTGGGGAAACGATTCGTTCAGTACAAACCGTTCCGTAACGTAGCAAACGTTCAAGCGAACTGAACGCACATCTGGCACGCAGAGTTGACCCACCCACTTACAGAACCATAAATTACTCAAAACAAAGGGGAATGTTTCGATGGGAATTGGTTGAAACACGACCAATAACTGACCAATAACTACATTCAGTACATACATCTTCATCCCTATTGGTCTTTAACAAATCAAGAGTGTCCTTCTCTCATTGCTCTATGTACATGTCAATCATCCACCCATAGAGAGACAACCTCTTGGTTAATCGTACATTTGATTGGACAAAAACCATGGAGAGGACTGTACCTAAATTattcttaaaggtccaatgcagccgttttaaaatacctttattttatttttattatttttattattaaacagtaacatgcaaaactcAAAAAACAGAACAGCCAGAGGGATTCCACAAATAAATAAGGAAGagttcaaaaataataataatacaaatccaCATTATAGCAATTAAAATACAGACATGTAGGGaatacatgttttagacattttgttttgtatacgttttaatgattctaaatagttttccaaatcagattttaaaaaaataagaaaagggcctttttcttcataaattttgatttgtgtatgaaACATTTTACTAATAAcataaagagatttatgacatactcacgttcaattgtggaatcagtgtagtaaaataacaTGTCAAACTTAGATATTCAATGTTCATATGCATTTTGTTGCCAAGATATAGTTTTGCATCAGCCCGGAACACTTCACTATGTAAACAATGACAGAATAAatgttcaatagattcagtttctagttcacaaaaactaCGTTCACTGGTAACATCAGGTATAGATTTAGAAATCAATCACTTACACGGATAGAATCTATGGATAATCTGAAAGGAGATCTCCTtcactttattggtcaccataaatgtgtgtggagtgagccaagcacggcgccagtttacatcaaacgatgaagcccaacaaaatatcgcagagggaatagacttctTGTAGAAAATATTCCTTaataaacgattgttgaatttctTATCTAGTAAACCTATGCCATTCACCTGGATATCGCTTACAATAGGAGATATTTCAAAGTACGCATTACTCTGAAGTAAAGattttatcccactaggtatagcttttATAACAGTGTCTTATATTCCTagcttgaaacctcaaagttgtatatttccataaattctctcGGCGTAAATAGATTCCCACTAATAATAACTAATTGGCTGACAAGGacaatgtttttcgagaaccaGTTACGGTAAAATAACATCTTGTTTCCTTGTAATATCAACCCATTAATccatataaaacatttatgaggtggAAAGTTGTGTTTATATAgcaaagcccagcacattaaagcctgcttgtgaaaagCCAACA
This genomic window contains:
- the LOC106582379 gene encoding cyclin-Y-like protein 1, with product MGNTVSCCVSPEGSPKLPRQPVDRHEDYQIITDVSDDTGPYLQHISDREVPDELAQESNPSDHARASTIFLCKSQTDSELRDKRKSNHINHVSHTSPGPLSKKYSSCSTIFIDDSTVSQPNLKSTIKCVTLAIYYHIKNRDSDRSLDIFDEKMHPLSREQVPDNYSVMDPEHKLIYRFVRTLFSAAQLTAECAIVTLVYLERLLTYAEIDICPCNWKRIVLGAILLASKVWDDQAVWNVDYCQILKDITVEDMNEMERHFLELLQFNINVPASVYAKYYFDLRSLAEDNNLLFPLEPLSNERAQKLEAISRLCEDKYKDLSRAAMRRSFSADNLVGIRRSNAVLS